The following DNA comes from Miscanthus floridulus cultivar M001 chromosome 5, ASM1932011v1, whole genome shotgun sequence.
TGAGTGATCTAACATGCACGCGACAGTATTGTATGTCGATACCTTCGGAGCACCTGAATGAATTGAAGCGAAATGTCATTAGTCTAACATTAAAAAATGCTCCCAAGTTAGTCCAGACTTCTGTATTAGGCAACCTGGGATAAAACAGGGAACTAACTATTGTATTAGATGTCAAAGTCATTGGCAATTCAATGGAACCATATTATGAACAGAGAGCATTGTAGATGCAGGTAAATGTGAATGAGGCAGGACCTATAGAAGGAAAGAGTGCGATAATCCAATGCAAAATATGTGAGTTATCATAACATAGAAAAATGACTGGAGATTACACACGCATTACATTAGCTGAATCTAAAATCTGCTATTTCTGTGTTCATCTTTGCACGGGCCATTCTAAAAAGAATAATCTATATATTATTTAATCTATGAAATATTCTAAAATATGCTAttttttttgttcatctttgcacGGACCATTCTAAAAAGAATAATCTATATATTATTTAAATCTATGAGAagagcgggcctggtgcaagcggtacggcctgtgaccggaaggttccgggttcgagttgcggtctcctcgcattgcacatgcgagggtaaggcttgccactgacacccttccccagaccccgcagagagcgggagctcttttttattattatttaaaTCTATGAAATATTTTAGCACAAACTTCGGCAGGTCAAACCATTCAATATCGCAACCAAATATGAATTTCTTAGAGTTAGAAAACACATGAGTCATGAGTAAACACTGAACAATGTATGAAGCAGCCCAACGTTAGGGTGAAAGGTAGGAGCAGATCGGAGGTGCAAGTAAGGCAGAGACGGCAGTACCTAGATCTGGTCGCGCCGGAGGCGTCTCGCGCTAAGGCGCGCAGGCTGCGCCAGGGTTTGCCCACGCCGGCTCCAATGGCAACACGGCACAGCGTCGGTCCGCCGGAGCCAGGAAGAGGGAGGAGCGGAGGCATGGAGGCGCGCAGTGAGGGCAGAGCGACGGCCTCGCGGGGCCGGCAGCGTCTTGGCGACTAGCGGCGGTGCCGCAAACTCCGGAGGGGCGCGTACGGAGGGCGGCGCTCGGCAGAGCAGCCTTGCCGGGGTCGGCGCCGGAGATCGGCGGGGGCGGGAGCGGTGAGGGTGTGACGCAGCGGGTGCGGGAGAAGCGTCGAGAGAGTCGAGACCGGGGGAGAGAGGACGGGTGAGAAAAGAAgccgagtattttttttttttttggctggcTCTTGAGCAGGAGCGTGGGAAGCTCTGAAGAAACATGAAAGCAGCTTTAGACGAAATCCACTTCAAGCGATCACAGCCTTTGGATGGGG
Coding sequences within:
- the LOC136453715 gene encoding uncharacterized protein; protein product: MPPLLPLPGSGGPTLCRVAIGAGVGKPWRSLRALARDASGATRSRLPNTEVWTNLGAFFNVRLMTFRFNSFRCSEEWNIPDCTASVGFHKKGYLAFRTLQSKIFAAILTMSFQEFQTKYQAEDAFLSLVAASGKLRLLQKWLRN